GCAAGCTGACCGGGGAGTATGAGCCCCTGTTCAAGCTCGAAGGCTTCAAGGTGACGACCGAGATGCGGGAGGACGGCAAGGTCGAGACCGAAGCGACGCTGAAGATCGTGGTGCAGGGCGAGCGCCATCTGACGGTCGCCGAAGGCAACGGCCCGGTCAACGCGCTCGACGTCGCCCTGAGAAAGGCGATCACTGCGTACTACCCGCACCTGGCCGACGTCGAGCTGACCGGTTACCGGGTGCGCATCCTCGATTCCGACCACGGAACCGGCGCCGGCACCCGGGTGCTTCTCGACTCGACCAATGGCGAAGAGTCCTGGGGCTCGATCGGCGTGTCCGAGAACATCATCGAAGCCTCGTGGGAGGCGCTGGTCGACTCGCTCGAATACGCGTTCCCGCGGCAGGACGGTTCCCCGGAGTGACCCCCGAGCCCCTGCCACTCGCGAAGCCGGTGATCGGTGCCGAGGAGGAGCGGCTGGTGCTCGAAGTCCTGCGCTCGGGCCACCTCTCCCTGGGCCCGATGGGCCGGCGGTTCGAAGAGGAGTTCGCGGCCTGGCTAGGGGTCGACGACGCGGTTTCGGTGAATAGCGGCACGACCGCGCTCCATCTCGGGGTCCGGGCGCTCGGCTGGGGATCGGGTGACGAGGTCGTGCTCAGCCCGTTCACCTTCGTCGCCAGTGCCAACTGCCTGCTCTACGAAGGAGTGAAGCCGGTCTTCGCCGACATCGATCCGGTCACGCTCAACCTCGATCCGGCCGCCGTCGCCGGTGCGATCGGGGAGCGGACGGCCGGTCTGCTTCCGATCGACATCTTCGGCTACCCCTCGGCCATGCCCGAGTTCGAAAGCATCGCCGAGGATCGTGGCCTTGGCCTGCTCGAGGACTCGGCCCAGGCTCTCGGCGCTATCGACGAAGACGGCCGGAAAGTCGGATCCCGGGGAGGCCTCGCCGTTTTCGCCTTCTACGCCAACAAACAGATGACCACGGGTGAAGGCGGCATGATCATCCCGCGTGACGCCGCGGAGGCTGAACGGCTCCGGTCCGAACGCAATCAGGGCCGGGCAGTCGACATGAACTGGCTCGAACATGACCGGCTCGGCTTCAACTACCGGCTGTCCGACGTCGCCGCGGCGATCGGGGTGGCCCAGGTGGCGCGGCTGGACGATCTGCTCGCGGACCGTGCCCGGGTCGCAGCGCAGTATTCGGAGAGCCTTAGCGGCATCGACGGCCTCGTTCTGCCGGCGGCCGACGAAGGGCAGTCGCGGCGCAGCTGGTTCGTCTATCCCGTGCAGCTGCCCGAAGGCAGCGATCGCGACACGGTGATCGGCCGGCTGGCCGAAGCGGGAATTCCGGCAAAGGCCTACCTGCCCTGCATCCACCTGTTTCCGCACCTGCGGGAGCTCGGCTACTCCGAGGGCATGTTCCCGGTGGCTGAAGCGGTTGCCGCCCGCTCGATGGCCCTGCCGTTCTACGGCGACATGACCACTGCCGAGACCGATCGCGTGGCGGACGCGCTCAAGACGGCGCTGGCGGGATAATCGTGGCCGTGTCCCGCTTCCGAGAAGATCCCGACCCCAGGTTCTGGCGCCTCAACCGGTCGATCGACTTCGACCGGTACCTGGCCCCATACGACATCGTGCAGTCGCGGGCCCACGCCCGGGCGCTGAACCGGATCGGGGTGATCGAGGACGACGAGATCGGGCGGCTGGACGCCGCGCTCGCGGAGGTCGGCCTCGAGCTGGACGAGAACCGCTTCGAATTCACGCCCGGCGATGAAGACATCCACATGGCCATTGAA
Above is a window of Thermoleophilia bacterium DNA encoding:
- a CDS encoding DegT/DnrJ/EryC1/StrS family aminotransferase, with the translated sequence MTPEPLPLAKPVIGAEEERLVLEVLRSGHLSLGPMGRRFEEEFAAWLGVDDAVSVNSGTTALHLGVRALGWGSGDEVVLSPFTFVASANCLLYEGVKPVFADIDPVTLNLDPAAVAGAIGERTAGLLPIDIFGYPSAMPEFESIAEDRGLGLLEDSAQALGAIDEDGRKVGSRGGLAVFAFYANKQMTTGEGGMIIPRDAAEAERLRSERNQGRAVDMNWLEHDRLGFNYRLSDVAAAIGVAQVARLDDLLADRARVAAQYSESLSGIDGLVLPAADEGQSRRSWFVYPVQLPEGSDRDTVIGRLAEAGIPAKAYLPCIHLFPHLRELGYSEGMFPVAEAVAARSMALPFYGDMTTAETDRVADALKTALAG